One genomic window of Gracilinema caldarium DSM 7334 includes the following:
- a CDS encoding flagellar filament outer layer protein FlaA, whose amino-acid sequence MKHGGFKAVCLALSVCLTVLSVYAAEEKAVNLESRILENFDGSSGYIWKVTASKFATKTDKETFPKLAYINTWPAAIHGYNREGKDIKSLGVWGRFDRKGYNWIDIYPVAKDDKDENPAEIPIPGRVQLLDMWVWGANFNFYLEAYIRDYKGVVHIINMGDLNFEGWKNLRINIPSNIPQEKRTLPKRQGLTLVKFRIWTRPVERVDDFQVYINQIKVLTDTFETLFDGDELADPARVQELWTSGSNAKN is encoded by the coding sequence ATGAAACACGGCGGTTTCAAAGCTGTATGCCTAGCTCTCTCGGTATGTTTGACAGTTCTATCTGTCTATGCTGCAGAAGAAAAGGCTGTAAATCTTGAATCACGTATATTAGAGAATTTTGACGGATCTTCCGGGTATATCTGGAAGGTAACAGCAAGCAAATTTGCAACTAAAACGGATAAGGAGACCTTTCCGAAACTTGCGTACATCAATACATGGCCTGCTGCAATTCATGGCTATAATCGGGAAGGCAAGGATATAAAAAGCCTTGGCGTCTGGGGCCGTTTTGACCGAAAAGGGTATAACTGGATCGATATATATCCTGTTGCAAAGGATGATAAGGATGAAAATCCTGCAGAGATCCCGATTCCTGGCCGTGTACAATTACTTGATATGTGGGTCTGGGGTGCAAACTTTAATTTTTACCTGGAAGCTTACATTCGGGATTATAAAGGTGTAGTACATATTATAAATATGGGGGATTTGAATTTTGAAGGTTGGAAGAATCTTCGTATCAATATTCCTTCCAATATTCCCCAGGAAAAACGAACCCTTCCTAAACGGCAGGGCTTAACCTTGGTGAAATTCCGTATTTGGACTCGTCCTGTAGAACGGGTGGATGATTTCCAAGTGTATATTAATCAAATTAAGGTATTAACCGATACCTTTGAAACTCTCTTTGACGGCGATGAGCTAGCCGATCCCGCACGGGTCCAGGAATTGTGGACCTCTGGTTCAAATGCAAAAAATTAA